The proteins below come from a single Afipia felis ATCC 53690 genomic window:
- a CDS encoding phytoene desaturase family protein: MPYDVIIVGAGLGGLTSGALLARAGRKVLVIEKSNSVGGAASSYKVGDLFVEGSLHETGDPHDPRDPKHLPLSRAGILETLKWSPGGALYEVRGGPLSSPLLVPDDFDGAREALSARFPEAREAIARLLCEMKQIASAAGALTQGDAATRRSGDIYGALMSIAPAIRDWKMPLAKKLQQAFGDNEALKCAFAANLCYYHDDPATLWWVYFAMAQGGLLLSGGRYVHGGSQRLSSALAREIKKAGGETILRRVVTAIDKDGETFRVHHTAKDGSDPKTAESVRVVCNGAPASIAALLPPKQAKPFLSPYESRPSSISLFALTLGLSKPPREFGFSAYSTQLLPDWMTTLADYAQATTLMRDEPGEKMPPLAIADYAAIDSGVPAPPYVLSLIAPDTLSNWEGLDHEGYRAKRARWQSAIVAHLDRHFPGLAESVVASSFNTAHSVRQYLGSPGGAVYGFAPTPPRSLFSGAKRTSATPLQGLYLASAYAGFGGYSGVIQAAGECADMILRES; the protein is encoded by the coding sequence ATGCCATACGATGTCATCATCGTCGGCGCCGGCCTCGGCGGCCTGACCAGCGGCGCGTTGCTGGCACGGGCGGGCCGCAAGGTGCTCGTCATCGAGAAAAGCAATTCGGTTGGCGGCGCAGCGTCGAGCTACAAGGTCGGCGACCTGTTCGTCGAAGGCTCGTTGCACGAAACCGGCGATCCGCACGATCCGCGCGATCCCAAACATCTCCCGCTGTCACGCGCAGGCATCCTCGAGACATTGAAATGGTCGCCGGGTGGCGCGCTCTATGAGGTGCGCGGCGGCCCACTGTCGTCTCCGCTTCTGGTGCCTGATGATTTCGACGGCGCACGCGAGGCATTGAGCGCCCGTTTCCCGGAAGCGCGCGAGGCCATCGCGCGGCTGCTCTGCGAGATGAAGCAGATTGCATCCGCCGCCGGCGCGCTGACGCAGGGCGATGCCGCGACGCGGCGCTCCGGCGACATCTATGGCGCGTTGATGTCGATCGCACCCGCGATCCGCGACTGGAAAATGCCGCTTGCGAAAAAGCTGCAGCAGGCCTTCGGCGACAATGAAGCGCTGAAATGCGCGTTCGCAGCCAACCTCTGCTACTACCACGACGATCCCGCGACATTGTGGTGGGTCTATTTCGCCATGGCGCAAGGTGGCCTGCTGCTCAGCGGAGGCCGCTACGTCCACGGCGGATCGCAGCGGCTCTCAAGCGCGCTGGCCCGCGAGATCAAGAAGGCCGGCGGCGAAACCATCCTGCGCCGCGTCGTCACCGCCATCGACAAGGACGGCGAGACATTTCGTGTCCATCATACTGCGAAGGACGGTAGCGACCCGAAGACGGCCGAGAGCGTGCGCGTCGTCTGCAACGGCGCACCCGCCTCGATTGCCGCGCTGTTGCCGCCGAAACAGGCGAAGCCGTTTCTCAGCCCGTATGAATCGCGGCCCTCCTCGATCTCGCTGTTCGCGCTGACGCTCGGCCTCTCGAAGCCGCCGCGCGAATTCGGCTTTTCCGCCTACTCCACGCAACTGCTGCCGGACTGGATGACGACACTCGCCGACTACGCGCAGGCCACGACGCTGATGCGGGACGAGCCCGGTGAGAAGATGCCGCCGCTCGCCATCGCCGATTATGCCGCAATCGATTCGGGCGTGCCCGCGCCGCCTTATGTCTTGTCGCTGATCGCACCAGACACGCTCTCGAACTGGGAAGGCCTCGATCACGAGGGCTACCGCGCCAAGCGCGCACGCTGGCAGAGCGCCATCGTCGCCCATCTCGACCGGCATTTTCCGGGCCTTGCTGAATCCGTGGTGGCATCGTCCTTCAACACTGCGCATTCTGTCCGGCAATATCTCGGCTCGCCGGGCGGCGCGGTATACGGCTTCGCGCCAACGCCACCGCGCTCACTGTTCAGCGGGGCAAAGCGCACGTCTGCAACGCCTCTTCAGGGACTTTATCTTGCTTCCGCCTATGCAGGCTTCGGCGGCTACAGCGGCGTCATTCAAGCGGCGGGGGAATGCGCCGACATGATCCTGCGAGAGTCGTAA
- a CDS encoding META domain-containing protein gives MPLYKSIILAAFAALMLTVPARAQEFPFGLELTLDTSQLAGARRLPTLEIGENGEAKLDLWCKTGRGQFSVAGDTVIFMPGAIADNGCVPALAQADDALIANLGTAVNWKRQGDAVSFIGTTTLRFRVNSN, from the coding sequence ATGCCGCTCTACAAATCCATAATTCTGGCTGCGTTTGCGGCACTGATGCTCACGGTCCCTGCGCGGGCGCAGGAGTTTCCATTCGGCCTTGAGTTGACTCTCGATACGTCACAGCTCGCGGGCGCACGGCGTCTGCCGACGCTCGAGATCGGCGAGAACGGCGAAGCCAAGCTCGATCTGTGGTGTAAAACCGGCCGCGGCCAATTCTCGGTAGCCGGCGATACGGTGATCTTCATGCCGGGTGCGATTGCCGACAATGGTTGTGTGCCAGCGCTGGCGCAGGCCGACGACGCCCTGATCGCGAATCTCGGCACGGCTGTGAACTGGAAGCGGCAGGGCGACGCAGTCTCCTTCATCGGCACGACGACGCTGCGCTTTCGCGTCAATTCGAACTGA
- a CDS encoding L-lactate permease: MWNQVYNPFNNQVLSTLAAAIPVVTLLVLIASNKVKVHIAAIIALIVANLVAIFFFTMPAGMSIRASLLGVVTGFFPIGWIVLNVIFLYRLTVEKGVFETLQNTIGGVTRDRRLQILLIAFSFGAFFEGASGFGTPVAVTGAILIGLGFSPLAASGLSLIANTAPVAYGALGTPIAGLSSVTGLDPFLLGAMVGRQLPVFSLIVPFWVVWAFAGWKGMKEVWPAILVTGISFAVPQFVISNFINPWIVDIGASLISMGALILFLKVWHPKNIWTSATLGAHDESAATMAPVKQNTVKPTRAEVWKSLLPWIIVCIVLLIWGTDHFKNAVNSWATWKYAVPDLDKMIMKVAPIVAKPTPEGAVFAFTWLSYTGSGMLIAAIISGFLMGYSPFGLIRVYAQTIKLCSYSLITISAMLAIGTLTRLSGIDATLGLAFAATGVLYPFFGTLLGWLGVALTGSDTASNVLFGNLQKITSEQLGLSPILMSAANSSGGVMGKMIDAQSIVVASTATNWYGHEGSILRFVFKHSITLACLVGVLVMLQAYVHPFTAMVIK, from the coding sequence ATGTGGAATCAAGTCTATAATCCATTCAACAATCAGGTCTTATCGACCTTGGCGGCGGCCATTCCCGTCGTTACGCTGTTGGTGCTGATCGCATCCAACAAGGTCAAGGTTCACATCGCCGCGATCATCGCGCTGATCGTTGCCAATCTCGTCGCGATCTTCTTCTTCACCATGCCGGCCGGCATGTCGATCCGGGCCTCGCTGCTCGGCGTTGTCACCGGGTTCTTCCCGATCGGCTGGATCGTGCTCAACGTCATTTTCCTCTACCGCTTGACGGTGGAGAAGGGTGTGTTCGAGACGCTGCAGAACACCATCGGCGGCGTGACCCGCGACCGCCGCCTGCAGATTCTGTTGATCGCCTTCTCATTCGGCGCGTTCTTCGAAGGCGCTTCGGGCTTCGGCACTCCGGTTGCCGTGACCGGCGCGATCCTCATCGGCCTCGGCTTCTCGCCGCTCGCCGCTTCGGGTCTGTCGTTGATCGCCAACACCGCTCCGGTCGCCTACGGCGCACTCGGTACGCCGATCGCCGGCCTGTCCAGCGTCACCGGGCTTGATCCGTTTCTGCTCGGTGCGATGGTCGGACGCCAGTTGCCGGTCTTCTCGCTGATCGTGCCGTTCTGGGTGGTCTGGGCGTTCGCGGGCTGGAAAGGCATGAAGGAAGTCTGGCCGGCGATCCTCGTCACCGGCATCTCCTTCGCCGTTCCGCAGTTCGTGATCTCGAACTTCATCAACCCCTGGATCGTCGACATCGGCGCCTCGCTGATCTCGATGGGCGCGCTGATCCTGTTCCTGAAGGTATGGCATCCGAAGAACATCTGGACTTCCGCCACGCTGGGTGCGCATGACGAGTCTGCCGCCACCATGGCGCCGGTGAAGCAGAACACCGTGAAACCGACCCGCGCGGAAGTGTGGAAGTCGCTGCTGCCGTGGATCATCGTTTGCATCGTGCTGCTGATCTGGGGCACCGACCACTTCAAGAACGCCGTCAACTCCTGGGCGACGTGGAAGTACGCGGTTCCTGATCTCGACAAGATGATCATGAAGGTCGCGCCGATCGTGGCGAAGCCGACGCCGGAAGGGGCCGTGTTCGCCTTCACCTGGCTGTCCTACACCGGCTCCGGCATGCTGATCGCGGCCATCATCTCGGGCTTCCTGATGGGGTATTCCCCGTTCGGGTTGATCCGGGTTTATGCCCAGACCATCAAGCTGTGCTCCTATTCGCTGATCACGATCTCGGCGATGCTGGCGATCGGCACGCTCACCCGTCTCTCCGGCATCGATGCCACGCTCGGCCTCGCCTTTGCCGCGACAGGTGTGCTGTATCCGTTCTTCGGCACCTTGCTCGGTTGGTTGGGCGTGGCGTTGACGGGTTCGGACACCGCATCGAACGTGCTGTTCGGCAACCTGCAGAAGATCACCTCCGAACAGCTCGGCCTGTCGCCGATCCTGATGAGCGCCGCGAACTCGTCGGGCGGCGTCATGGGCAAGATGATCGACGCCCAGTCGATCGTGGTGGCCTCCACCGCGACCAACTGGTACGGCCACGAAGGCTCGATCCTGCGCTTCGTGTTCAAGCATTCGATCACGCTGGCCTGCCTTGTCGGCGTACTGGTCATGCTGCAGGCTTACGTCCATCCGTTCACAGCGATGGTCATCAAGTAA
- a CDS encoding ABC transporter ATP-binding protein/permease, with amino-acid sequence MKRIVSALATIWRLATPYFRSEDKWAGGILLGAVVTIELGTVAIDVLINQWRNRFYTALQEYKWDTFVHEIIYFSVVAAIFIVIAILQLYLNQWLQIRWRKWMTERYLGEWLNDATHYRMQLAGDPADNPDQRIAEDVRIFIEQFLTLSLGLLNSVVTLVSFVVILWGLSEAAPLHLFGMPLSIPGYLVWAALIYAIGGTIFTHLIGKPLIALDFHQQRYEADFRFNLVRARENSEQIALLKGGDAEHMRLSERLGAIIRNWHAIMIRTTKITAVTQSYAQAVQIFPYIMVAPAYFAHKTLLGGVMQAASAFLSVQGALSFFISAYRQLAEWQAVIERLEGFEHSMATAREKRRGNIRVMPDGSADNIVLDNLTLTSPAGAPLLAADRFVLSHRQRLLLTGPSGSGKSTLFRAIAGIWPFGKGTVSIPAGATLMSLPQRPYFPIGPLSDALAYPAQPGHFERATLEAALADVGLPALADQLDKTGHWNQSLSPGEQQRLGIARALLHKPQFLMLDEATASLDEETEALLYRLIAQRLPESTIVSIGHRSTLQSFHQRHVVLSHHALVEHSASATAG; translated from the coding sequence GTGAAACGTATCGTATCGGCGCTCGCCACGATCTGGCGGCTCGCGACCCCTTATTTCCGTTCTGAGGACAAGTGGGCAGGCGGCATCCTGCTCGGAGCCGTCGTCACCATCGAACTCGGCACCGTGGCGATCGACGTCCTCATCAATCAGTGGCGCAATCGCTTCTATACCGCGCTGCAAGAATACAAGTGGGACACCTTCGTTCACGAGATCATCTACTTCAGCGTGGTGGCGGCGATTTTCATCGTCATCGCGATCTTGCAGCTTTACCTCAACCAGTGGCTGCAGATCCGCTGGCGGAAATGGATGACCGAACGCTATCTCGGCGAATGGCTAAACGACGCCACTCATTACCGGATGCAACTCGCGGGCGACCCAGCCGACAATCCCGACCAGCGTATCGCCGAGGACGTGCGTATCTTCATCGAGCAGTTTCTCACGCTCAGCCTCGGGCTCCTCAATTCCGTGGTGACGCTGGTGTCTTTCGTCGTCATCCTGTGGGGATTGTCGGAAGCCGCTCCTCTTCATCTGTTCGGCATGCCGCTCAGCATCCCCGGCTATCTGGTGTGGGCGGCGTTGATCTACGCGATCGGCGGCACCATCTTCACCCATCTGATCGGCAAGCCGCTGATCGCACTCGATTTCCATCAGCAGCGCTATGAGGCCGATTTTCGCTTCAACCTCGTGCGCGCGCGGGAGAATTCCGAGCAGATCGCGCTGCTCAAAGGCGGCGATGCCGAGCATATGCGACTGTCGGAGCGGCTGGGCGCCATCATCCGCAACTGGCACGCCATCATGATCCGCACCACGAAGATCACAGCGGTAACGCAGAGCTACGCGCAAGCCGTGCAGATCTTCCCTTACATCATGGTTGCACCTGCGTATTTCGCGCATAAAACCCTGCTCGGTGGCGTGATGCAGGCGGCATCCGCCTTTCTCAGCGTGCAGGGCGCGCTGTCGTTTTTCATCAGCGCCTATCGCCAACTGGCCGAATGGCAGGCGGTGATCGAGCGTCTCGAAGGCTTCGAACATTCCATGGCGACCGCGCGGGAAAAGCGGCGCGGCAACATCCGTGTAATGCCCGACGGGAGCGCGGACAATATCGTCCTCGACAATTTGACGCTGACCTCGCCGGCAGGCGCACCGCTTCTTGCTGCTGACCGTTTCGTCCTGTCGCATCGCCAACGGCTGCTGCTGACCGGTCCATCCGGCTCCGGCAAGTCCACCCTGTTCCGTGCCATTGCCGGAATCTGGCCGTTCGGCAAAGGCACGGTATCGATCCCGGCGGGAGCGACGCTGATGTCGCTGCCGCAACGGCCGTATTTCCCGATCGGGCCTTTGTCGGACGCACTCGCCTATCCGGCACAGCCGGGCCATTTCGAGCGTGCCACGCTTGAAGCTGCCCTAGCTGATGTCGGCCTACCCGCGCTCGCGGATCAACTCGACAAGACCGGCCATTGGAATCAATCGCTGTCGCCTGGCGAACAGCAGCGACTCGGAATCGCCCGCGCGCTTCTGCACAAACCGCAATTCCTGATGCTGGACGAGGCAACCGCCTCGCTCGACGAGGAGACGGAGGCTTTGCTGTATCGCCTTATCGCGCAACGCCTGCCTGAAAGCACGATCGTCTCGATCGGCCATCGCAGCACGCTTCAGTCATTCCATCAGCGCCATGTCGTCCTGTCGCATCATGCTCTTGTGGAACATTCCGCGTCAGCGACCGCAGGCTGA
- a CDS encoding TorF family putative porin: MKLVLPAAAAVAVSLFGAQMAAAADLPVKAYKAPVVAAFDPWDIAFGAGVMNDYVFRGITQSNHKPSVTAYFEPRYNVTKDLQLYVGTSFESISFPNRAAAEVDIYGGIRPTFGALALDFGVWGYLYPGGTCVGNGIAGSFGGAGSCGFDSQIVLANGNFLKKDVSFYEVYGKANYTFNDYFAAGGNIYYTPSFLNSGAEGTYASVTAKVTAPSTFLPNGIGSYVSGEFGRQWLGTSDAFYGNINYKDYNTWNVGIGFTYKVFTLDLRYSDTNLSKGDCNAFTSDYTASQTGFITPINGAPGYGSKWCGASFIAKLSADLTLMSNIK; the protein is encoded by the coding sequence ATGAAATTGGTTCTTCCGGCTGCGGCGGCCGTCGCGGTCAGTCTTTTTGGGGCGCAGATGGCGGCGGCGGCCGATCTTCCGGTCAAGGCGTACAAGGCGCCGGTGGTCGCGGCGTTCGATCCGTGGGACATCGCCTTCGGGGCGGGTGTCATGAACGATTACGTGTTTCGCGGCATTACACAGTCCAACCACAAGCCGTCGGTCACGGCCTATTTCGAGCCGCGCTACAATGTGACCAAGGACCTGCAGCTTTATGTCGGCACCTCGTTCGAAAGCATTTCATTTCCGAACCGCGCTGCCGCAGAGGTCGACATCTACGGCGGTATCCGCCCGACCTTCGGCGCTCTCGCGCTCGACTTCGGTGTCTGGGGTTACCTGTATCCGGGCGGCACCTGCGTCGGCAACGGCATCGCCGGTTCGTTCGGCGGGGCGGGGTCCTGTGGCTTCGACAGCCAGATCGTGCTGGCCAACGGCAACTTCCTGAAGAAGGACGTCTCCTTCTACGAGGTCTACGGTAAGGCCAATTACACCTTCAATGACTACTTCGCCGCGGGTGGCAACATCTACTACACCCCGAGCTTCCTGAACTCAGGTGCGGAAGGTACCTACGCCTCGGTGACAGCCAAGGTCACGGCGCCGAGCACATTCCTGCCGAACGGCATCGGCAGCTACGTCTCGGGTGAATTCGGCCGCCAGTGGCTCGGCACTTCCGACGCGTTCTACGGCAATATCAACTACAAGGACTACAACACCTGGAACGTCGGCATCGGTTTCACCTACAAGGTGTTCACGCTCGATCTGCGCTATTCCGACACCAACCTGAGCAAGGGTGATTGCAACGCCTTCACCAGCGATTACACCGCAAGCCAGACCGGATTTATCACGCCGATCAACGGAGCGCCGGGTTATGGCTCGAAATGGTGCGGCGCGAGCTTCATCGCCAAGCTCTCGGCTGACCTGACGCTGATGAGCAACATCAAGTAA
- the glcF gene encoding glycolate oxidase subunit GlcF, whose product MKTEFTPAQLADPDIAEANTILRKCVHCGFCTATCPTYVLLGDELDSPRGRIYLIKEMLEQDQKPSAEVVKHVDRCLSCLACMTTCPSGVNYMHLIDQARVKVEEEYSRPLSDRLIRALLAYVLPRPGVFRAGMMAARLAKPFVSLLPGSAQPSHPPTLFDRLRAMLALAPGALPSPGPAAGTVFPAQGTRRGRVALLQGCAQQVLGPNINQAAIRLLTRFGVEVVLVADEQCCGSLTHHMGRDDDALHRAKANIDVWVREADAHGLDAILVTTSGCGTTIKDYGYLLREDKAYADKAARVSKLAKDITEYLAVLDVQWPRPQNEIVVAYHSACSLQHGQKITEAPKELLSKSGFVVKDVPEGHLCCGSAGTYNILQPEIARRLRERKVANIASVKPDIVSAGNIGCMVQIGSELKNAEGAPIPVVHTIELLDWMTGGPSPHNSLPANR is encoded by the coding sequence ATGAAGACCGAATTTACGCCCGCCCAGCTTGCCGATCCGGATATTGCGGAAGCCAACACGATCTTGCGCAAATGCGTGCATTGCGGCTTCTGCACCGCAACCTGCCCGACCTACGTGCTGCTCGGTGACGAACTCGATAGCCCGCGCGGGCGCATCTACCTCATCAAGGAGATGCTCGAGCAGGACCAGAAACCGTCGGCCGAAGTGGTGAAGCACGTCGACCGCTGCCTGTCCTGCCTTGCCTGCATGACGACGTGCCCCTCGGGCGTGAACTACATGCATCTCATCGATCAGGCCCGGGTGAAGGTCGAGGAGGAATATTCCCGGCCGCTTTCCGACCGTTTGATCCGTGCGCTGCTTGCCTATGTGCTGCCGCGCCCCGGGGTGTTCCGTGCCGGCATGATGGCGGCGCGGCTGGCGAAGCCGTTCGTCAGTCTGTTGCCCGGTTCGGCGCAGCCGAGCCATCCGCCGACGTTGTTTGACCGGTTGCGGGCGATGCTGGCGCTGGCGCCGGGCGCGCTGCCGTCGCCAGGACCTGCGGCTGGGACCGTGTTCCCCGCACAGGGAACGCGTCGCGGCCGCGTCGCGCTGCTGCAGGGCTGTGCCCAGCAGGTGCTGGGGCCGAACATCAATCAGGCGGCGATTCGTCTGCTCACCAGGTTCGGCGTCGAAGTCGTGCTGGTCGCGGACGAGCAGTGCTGCGGGTCGCTGACGCACCACATGGGCCGTGACGACGACGCGCTGCATCGGGCAAAGGCCAATATCGACGTCTGGGTTCGCGAGGCCGACGCCCATGGGCTCGATGCCATCCTGGTGACGACGTCGGGCTGCGGCACGACCATCAAGGATTACGGTTACCTGCTGCGCGAGGACAAAGCCTATGCGGACAAGGCCGCGCGGGTCTCGAAGCTCGCAAAGGACATTACCGAATATCTCGCGGTGTTAGATGTGCAATGGCCACGGCCTCAAAATGAAATCGTCGTCGCCTATCACTCAGCCTGTTCGCTGCAGCACGGACAGAAAATCACAGAGGCTCCGAAAGAATTGCTTTCCAAGAGCGGATTCGTGGTGAAAGATGTACCTGAGGGTCATCTGTGTTGCGGATCGGCTGGGACGTACAACATTCTCCAGCCCGAGATTGCAAGGAGATTGCGCGAGCGTAAGGTCGCCAATATCGCATCCGTCAAGCCGGACATCGTGTCGGCAGGCAATATTGGGTGCATGGTGCAGATCGGCAGCGAACTGAAGAATGCCGAAGGCGCACCGATCCCGGTGGTTCACACCATCGAATTGCTCGACTGGATGACCGGCGGCCCGTCCCCGCACAATAGCCTGCCTGCAAACAGGTGA
- a CDS encoding FAD-binding protein, producing MVETLKVRDAKDVETAVREAIAAEQPLEIVGHGSKRDIGQPVTTNAVLDLSALNAVTSYEPHELIVTVQAGAPVADVIAMMDAKNQEFAFEPMDASVLLGSALGQGTIGGMIASGLSGPRRIRSGGVRDHLLGGNAVSGFGDSFVAGSRVVKNVTGYDISKLLAGSWGTLAVLTEATIKLVPKAEAQATLVLRGLDDATANRAMTKALGSSFDVSGAAHLPVSNLQVLDGALAKAGAPQQALTLVRVEGIDVSVADRSRSLATLLTSFGAVEMINDDESAAIWAALRDVAPFAAASPLGGYAVWRIVCPPTAGAALGTALRRETGGEVTYDWGGGLIWAAVPPATDAHAATVRAHTEAAGGHAMLLRAPKDVRAATDVFHPQAPGVAALSRRLKHSFDPRHILNRGRMRRDDNP from the coding sequence GTGGTGGAAACGTTGAAGGTGCGCGACGCCAAGGACGTCGAGACGGCGGTGCGCGAGGCGATCGCAGCGGAACAGCCGCTGGAGATCGTGGGGCACGGCAGCAAGCGCGATATCGGCCAACCGGTGACGACCAACGCGGTGCTCGATCTGTCGGCGCTGAATGCGGTGACGTCCTACGAGCCGCACGAACTGATCGTCACGGTACAGGCCGGCGCACCGGTCGCCGACGTGATCGCGATGATGGACGCCAAGAACCAGGAATTCGCGTTCGAGCCGATGGATGCTTCGGTGTTGCTCGGCTCCGCGCTGGGGCAGGGCACGATCGGCGGCATGATCGCATCGGGTCTGTCGGGTCCGCGCCGCATCCGCTCGGGCGGCGTGCGCGATCACCTGCTTGGCGGCAACGCCGTATCGGGTTTCGGCGACTCGTTCGTGGCCGGAAGCCGCGTGGTCAAGAACGTCACTGGCTATGACATCTCCAAGTTGCTGGCCGGTTCCTGGGGCACGCTTGCGGTGCTGACGGAAGCCACCATCAAGCTGGTGCCGAAGGCCGAGGCGCAAGCCACACTGGTGCTGCGCGGTCTCGATGACGCCACTGCCAATCGGGCCATGACCAAGGCGCTGGGTTCGTCTTTCGACGTCTCCGGTGCGGCGCACCTGCCGGTCTCGAATCTGCAGGTGCTTGATGGCGCGCTGGCGAAAGCGGGCGCGCCGCAACAGGCGCTGACGCTGGTGCGGGTCGAAGGGATCGACGTTTCGGTTGCGGACCGGTCGCGCTCGCTGGCGACCTTGCTGACGTCTTTCGGCGCGGTCGAGATGATCAACGACGATGAATCGGCGGCGATCTGGGCCGCGCTGCGCGACGTGGCACCGTTTGCGGCGGCGTCGCCCCTTGGCGGTTACGCGGTCTGGCGCATCGTCTGCCCGCCGACGGCGGGAGCAGCCCTCGGCACGGCGCTCAGGCGCGAGACCGGCGGCGAGGTGACCTACGACTGGGGCGGTGGATTGATCTGGGCGGCTGTGCCGCCTGCCACTGATGCCCATGCAGCCACTGTGCGCGCCCACACCGAGGCAGCAGGGGGGCATGCCATGTTGCTCCGGGCACCGAAGGATGTCCGCGCGGCGACGGATGTGTTTCATCCGCAGGCGCCGGGCGTTGCGGCCTTGAGCCGTCGCCTCAAGCACAGCTTCGATCCCCGTCATATCCTCAATCGCGGCCGCATGCGCCGGGACGACAACCCATGA
- a CDS encoding FAD-linked oxidase C-terminal domain-containing protein has translation MTIQMPLPDQGILARRDEIIAALRAIVPGEGVIETEREMKPYESDALTAYRQPPMVVVLPDTTEQVSQVLKYCHDNGIKVVPRGNGTSLSGGSFPLADGVLLGLSKFKRVREIDFDNRVAVVEPGMTNLAVSQAVAHEGFYYAPDPSSQIACSIGGNIAENSGGVHSLKYGLTTNNVLGCEFVLITGEILKIGGRAPENDGYDLMGIITGSEGLLGVVTEITVRILKKPETARALMVGFSEVEAAGECVARVIGAGIIPGGMEMMDKDAIHAAEAFVHAGYPLDVEALLIIELDGPSVEVDELIRRVEAIALGCGSKTCQISTSEQERLLFWAGRKAAFPAVGRLSPDYLCMDGTIPRGKLPEALAGIRELGKKYGLRCANVFHAGDGNLHPLILYDANIADEMQRAEDFGADILRLCVKLGGVLSGEHGIGVEKRDLMPEMLSDIDLAHHQRIKCAFDADGLLNPGKVFPTLHRCAELGRLHVHGGKLPFPDIPRF, from the coding sequence ATGACGATTCAGATGCCTTTGCCCGATCAGGGCATTCTCGCTCGCCGCGATGAGATCATTGCCGCGCTGCGGGCCATCGTGCCCGGCGAGGGCGTGATCGAGACCGAACGGGAAATGAAGCCCTACGAGTCCGACGCGCTGACAGCCTATCGCCAGCCGCCGATGGTCGTGGTGTTGCCTGACACCACCGAGCAGGTCTCACAGGTTCTGAAATACTGCCACGATAACGGCATCAAGGTGGTGCCGCGCGGCAATGGCACGTCGCTGTCGGGCGGTTCGTTTCCACTCGCCGATGGCGTGCTGCTCGGCCTGTCCAAGTTCAAGCGCGTACGCGAAATCGATTTCGACAACCGCGTTGCGGTGGTCGAGCCCGGCATGACCAATCTCGCGGTGAGCCAGGCGGTAGCGCATGAGGGGTTCTACTACGCGCCCGATCCGTCTTCGCAGATCGCCTGTTCGATTGGCGGCAACATCGCGGAGAATTCCGGCGGCGTGCACAGCCTGAAGTACGGTCTCACCACCAACAATGTGCTGGGGTGCGAATTCGTTCTCATCACTGGCGAGATCCTGAAGATCGGCGGCCGCGCGCCGGAAAACGACGGCTACGACCTGATGGGCATCATCACAGGCTCGGAAGGATTGCTCGGCGTCGTCACCGAGATCACCGTGCGCATCCTGAAGAAGCCGGAAACCGCCCGTGCGCTGATGGTTGGCTTCTCGGAAGTTGAGGCGGCAGGCGAATGCGTCGCGCGAGTGATCGGCGCGGGCATCATCCCAGGCGGCATGGAGATGATGGACAAGGACGCTATCCATGCGGCCGAAGCCTTCGTTCATGCCGGTTATCCGCTCGATGTCGAGGCGCTGCTGATCATCGAACTCGACGGGCCGAGCGTCGAAGTGGACGAACTGATCCGGCGCGTCGAGGCGATCGCTCTGGGGTGCGGCTCGAAGACCTGCCAGATTTCCACCTCCGAGCAGGAACGACTGTTGTTCTGGGCCGGGCGTAAGGCCGCGTTCCCGGCGGTCGGACGGCTGTCGCCGGACTATCTGTGCATGGACGGCACCATTCCGCGCGGCAAGCTGCCGGAGGCGCTCGCCGGTATTCGCGAGCTTGGCAAGAAATACGGACTGCGCTGCGCCAACGTGTTCCACGCAGGCGATGGCAATCTGCATCCGCTCATTCTTTACGATGCCAACATCGCCGATGAGATGCAGCGCGCCGAGGATTTCGGCGCCGACATCCTGCGGCTCTGCGTCAAGCTCGGCGGCGTGTTGAGCGGCGAGCATGGCATTGGCGTCGAGAAGCGCGACCTGATGCCGGAAATGCTGAGCGACATCGATCTCGCCCATCATCAGCGCATCAAATGTGCGTTCGATGCCGACGGGCTGCTTAATCCCGGCAAGGTGTTCCCGACGCTGCATCGCTGCGCAGAACTCGGCCGGCTGCATGTGCACGGCGGCAAGCTGCCGTTCCCCGACATTCCGCGATTCTGA